From the Fimbriimonadaceae bacterium genome, the window TTCGGGGGCTCGCCCGTAAGCATCATGGTGTACGTGCGGGACGTAGACGCGTTCGTGAAACAGGCCGTCGCGGCCGGCGCGAAGGTGATCACTCCGGTTGAAAACAAATTTTACGGCGACCGGTCCGGCAGCTTGGAAGATCCCTTCGGACACCACTGGCACTTCGCCACGCATGTGGAGGATGTCCCTCCCGATGAACTGGCAAAACGGGCCGAAGCGTTTATGAAACAGCCGGACTCTCTTTCATGACTTCACATGAAGCCGCGGATTACGCTCACCACCATCGGTGTTGATGATTTGGAACGGTCTCTCCGGTACGTCAACAATCTGATGGCCGCCGAGACGATGGAGCTCGATGACCAAAGACTTATCACTCGTGTGCTGGCCCATTATGCTCCCAAGTAAATCGGTGGAAAAAAGGACGTAACCGCTTGTGCTCGCTATGGCGTTGTTCGGTTCCGGCACGCTGTTTCTCATCGAAGCCGGCACGGGCCTGTTCAAGCCGCAGGCTTACTCTATCGTGGAGCGATCGTCTCGACAAAAAGCTCCATGGCGTCTTCAAGCCATTGGCGCGTTGATGTTCGTGTGGGGCTTGCTCTGTCTCATCGCAGGTATTTCCCTGACCGGTATCAGCGATTGGATCGCGGTGATCCTCAGTCTGGCGTTCCTGGCAAAAGGCAGCTTGCTTATATTTTCTCCGTCGTCGCTGCATGACACTCCGCAGGCCATTGCCGCTGACCATACGAGATGGAGGGCAAAGTGCATGCGTCGTTCGGCGATTGGAGTACTTCTCATGTCATGGGGAGCCGTCTTGGTCAGCAATTGAGCCTAGAGGTGGACCAGCAGTCCTTGATATGAGTTTTGCCGGTCCGTTGGAGCTATGGAGGTTACTATGGGTCTTGGAAAAACGAAACCGATCCTCCGGATATTCGACGAAGAGAAAGCGAAGGAGTTCTACATCAATTTCCTAGGCTTCAGAATCGATTGGGAACATCGTTTTGAAGAGGGCTTACCTCTTTATATGCAAATCTCACAGGATGACTGCACCCTTCATTTATCAGAGCATCATGGAGACTGTTGTCCAGGTGCCGCGATGAGGATTGAAACAAACGACCTGGAGGCATTCCAAAAGGCTCTGCTGGCAAAGAACCACAAATACGCCAGACCGCGAATAGAAGAAATGCCATGGGGCAGGGATATGTCAGTGACTGATCCCTTCGGTAATAGATTGACGTTTACCAATGCCGTCAGTACCTAGCAAAGGTGCGCTAGCATGAAATGTTACTGCTGATGCCACCGACCATGACAAATCCGCCTGTTCCTTTGGTTGTCCGCCGATTTTCCAGCAATCACGAACCGCAGTTAGTCTGGACAAACGAACGTGGGGGGCTAACCTTTCGTGCTGGAAATCACTTCGTGAAATGGAATCCGCGCACCACAGGACTCGATCTTGAACAAGAGCGGCTTAGGCTAGAGTGGGCAATCCGTTGGCATCCAGTACCGAAAGTGCTCAACTGGGGAGCCGATGATAAGGCGCAATGGCTGGTTACTGCCGCGCTACCCGGCGAAGGAGCAGTCATGGAGCCATGGCGCATGCGACCGCTTGATGCGGTTCGTGCGATTGCGCGAGGGCTTTGCATGTTGCATGACAAGCTCCCTGTTGCCGACTGCCCCTTTCATTGGTCGGTTGAAGCTCGAAGAAATCACTGCATTCAGGGCGAAGGTTTGAGTGGGCCGCCCATTGACCGTCTCGTGGTTTGTCATGGTGACGCCTGTTCACCAAATACAATCATTGCGCCGGACGGAAGTCCGGCCGGTCACGTCGATCTCGGCTCGCTTGGTGTCGCGGACCGTTGGGCCGACTTGGCTATTGCAAGCCGGAGCCTCGAGTACAACTTCGGACCGGGTTGGGAAGACGAGTTCTTCAAGGTGTACGGCATCGAGCGCGACGAGGAGCGGATCTCGTTCTATCGATTGCTCTGGGACAATGAAGATAGGATGAGACACTAACACTGTGCATTCGATACAGCCGGTGAATGTCGTCAGTGCGCCAAAGGGGGTGTGTATGCAGAGCGATGAACAGGAAATTAGGCAGCTTGTTTTCACATTGACCCTTTATTGCGCAAACTTCTTCGCACCGACGACGCATAAGACGAGAGCAATCGTCAC encodes:
- a CDS encoding VOC family protein is translated as MGLGKTKPILRIFDEEKAKEFYINFLGFRIDWEHRFEEGLPLYMQISQDDCTLHLSEHHGDCCPGAAMRIETNDLEAFQKALLAKNHKYARPRIEEMPWGRDMSVTDPFGNRLTFTNAVST
- a CDS encoding VOC family protein, with the protein product MRIAGPNGSVGHAEIKIGQALFMLADEFPEMNCKSPQSFGGSPVSIMVYVRDVDAFVKQAVAAGAKVITPVENKFYGDRSGSLEDPFGHHWHFATHVEDVPPDELAKRAEAFMKQPDSLS
- a CDS encoding aminoglycoside 3'-phosphotransferase, whose translation is MKWNPRTTGLDLEQERLRLEWAIRWHPVPKVLNWGADDKAQWLVTAALPGEGAVMEPWRMRPLDAVRAIARGLCMLHDKLPVADCPFHWSVEARRNHCIQGEGLSGPPIDRLVVCHGDACSPNTIIAPDGSPAGHVDLGSLGVADRWADLAIASRSLEYNFGPGWEDEFFKVYGIERDEERISFYRLLWDNEDRMRH